A single window of Salvia splendens isolate huo1 chromosome 6, SspV2, whole genome shotgun sequence DNA harbors:
- the LOC121807996 gene encoding uncharacterized transmembrane protein DDB_G0289901-like, translating to MVVVANPPEKEEALVIVVAKSQESVKAMGIVVAKHPDSGGKASGVGGSNGDSGGKASGVGGSNGDSGGKASGVGGSNGDSGGKTSGDSSGKASGVSGSNGDSGGKTSGDSGGKASGVGGSNGDSGGKTSGDSGGKTSGVGGSNGDSGGKTSGDGGSSGDSGGKASGVGGSSDGSGGKTSGVGGRSGGSGGKASGVGGSNGDSGGKTSGVGGSNGGSDGKISGVGGNNGDSGGKASGIGGRSGRRGGKASGVGGSSGGKTSGVGGNNGGSGGKASGVGGSSGGGGKTSGVGGSSGGKTA from the coding sequence ATGGTAGTGGTGGCAAACCCTCCGGAGAAGGAGGAAGCACTGGTGATAGTGGTGGCAAAGTCTCAGGAGTCGGTGAAAGCAATGGGGATAGTGGTGGCAAAACATCCGGATAGTGGTGGCAAAGCTTCAGGAGTCGGTGGAAGCAATGGGGATAGTGGCGGCAAAGCCTCTGGAGTCGGAGGAAGCAATGGGGATAGTGGTGGCAAAGCTTCAGGGGTCGGTGGAAGCAATGGGGATAGTGGTGGCAAAACATCTGGAGATAGTAGTGGCAAAGCTTCAGGAGTCAGTGGAAGCAATGGGGATAGTGGTGGCAAAACATCTGGAGATAGTGGTGGCAAAGCTTCAGGAGTCGGTGGAAGCAATGGGGATAGTGGTGGCAAAACATCTGGAGATAGTGGTGGCAAAACCTCTGGAGTCGGAGGAAGCAATGGGGATAGTGGTGGCAAAACATCTGGAGACGGAGGAAGCAGTGGAGATAGTGGTGGTAAAGCTTCAGGAGTCGGAGGAAGTAGTGATGGTAGTGGTGGCAAAACATCTGGAGTCGGAGGAAgaagtggtggtagtggtggcaAAGCTTCAGGAGTCGGTGGAAGCAATGGGGATAGTGGTGGCAAAACATCTGGAGTCGGAGGAAGCAATGGGGGTAGTGATGGCAAAATCTCTGGAGTTGGAGGAAACAATGGGGATAGTGGTGGCAAAGCATCTGGAATCGGAGGAAGAAGTGGTCGTAGAGGTGGCAAAGCCTCAGGAGTCGGAGGAAGCAGTGGTGGTAAAACATCAGGAGTCGGAGGAAACAATGGTGGTAGTGGTGGCAAAGCCTCAGGAGTCGGGGGAAGCAGCGGTGGTGGTGGCAAAACATCTGGAGTCGGAGGAAGCAGTGGTGGCAAAACCGCTTGA
- the LOC121806846 gene encoding E3 ubiquitin-protein ligase BIG BROTHER-like, with translation MCESTPNICSTKCIHPRYYLTRMNENEQVVHYVDSSYSYPVSEGYVDFFGGVPTVPLSYLNFASMHDQEALYWSMHMNSYKYGQPDPEGIYYGFYEGNDLAPRMDSNRRVWEYSSIATAEDPITVDIPPEQSVVSEVHSIPEERLPNDQDAANDEVAWQDDINPDTMTYEELLDLGEAVGTQSRGLSQELIDLLPTSKHKSGGIFSRKKI, from the exons atgTGTGAATCTACACCCAACATCTGTAGCACCAAATGCATACACCCCCGCTATTATCTG ACAAGAATGAACGAGAATGAGCAAGTGGTGCATTACGTGGACAGCAGCTACTCCTACCCTGTCTCTGAGGGTTATGTTGATTTCTTCGGCGGTGTGCCGACAGTCCCTTTGAGTTATCTCAACTTCGCCTCTATGCATGATCAG GAAGCTTTATATTGGTCAATGCACATGAATTCATATAAATATGGACAACCTGATCCAGAGGGTATCTATTATGGATTCTATGAAGGCAATGACCTTGCCCCAAGAATGGATTCTAACAGGAGAGTTTGGGAATATTCTTCAATTGCAACCGCAGAAGATCCTATAACTGTAGATATTCCTCCTGAACAAAGTGTGGTTTCTGAAGTGCATTCTATTCCCGAGGAAA GACTACCAAATGATCAAGATGCTGCCAATGATGAG GTTGCATGGCAAGATGATATTAACCCTGATACCATGACGTATGAG GAACTGCTTGATTTAGGCGAGGCAGTGGGAACTCAAAGTCGAGGACTTTCCCAAGAGCTCATTGATCTTCTTCCGACCTCAAAACACAAGTCTGGCGGAATTTTCTCAAGGAAAAAAATCTGA